GCGGTGACAATGAACAGGGGCGTCTGTATCGCCGCCGAAGTCGACGAAGACCGGATCGATCGCCGGATCGAGACGGGCTACTGTGAAGAGAAAACTGACGATGTCGAGGAGGCCCTCGATCGTGCCAGGGAGGCAGTTAGGGCAGCGGAGCCGTACAGCGTTGGCGTCCACGTGAACGCGGCAGACCTGCTCGAAGAACTGCTCGAGCGCGACTTCGTTCCCGACGTGGTCACGGACCAGACGAGTGCACACGACGTTCTCGAGGGGTATTACCCGTCGGGATACACGGTCGAAGCGGCCGACAGGCTCCGGGAGGAGGACCCGGACACGTACCGGAACGAGAGCCTCGACACGATGGAGCGGCACGTCGATGCGATCCTCGAACTCCAGAAGCGGGGTGCTGTCGCGTTCGAGTACGGGAACAACATCCGGGGACAGGTGGCCGAACACCGCAACCACGAGGCCGCGTTCGACTTTCCGGGGTTCGTCCCGGCGTACATTCGGCCGCAGTTCTGTCGGGGCAAGGGACCGTTCCGGTGGCTCGCGCTGTCGGGCGACCCCGAGGACATCTATCGAACCGACGAGGCGGTCCTCAAACTGTTTCCCGAGAAGGACCACCTCCGGCGCTGGATCGAACTCGCACAGGAACAGGTCCAGTTTCAGGGACTCCCGAGCCGGGTGTGCTGGCTGGGCTACAACACCGAGGGCGAAGGGACCGAGGGGCTCACCGAGCGCGCCCGCTTTGCCCTCCGGATAAACGAACTCGTCGCAGACGGCGAAATCGCCGCCCCGATCGTGGTCACTCGGGACCACCTCGACGCCGGCAGCGTCGCGAGCCCGTACCGGGAGACGGAGGACATGAAGGACGGCACCGACGCCGTCGCCGACTGGCCGATCCTCAACGCGTTGCTCAACTGCGCGGCGGGGGCAGACATCGTCAGCGTCCACGACGGCGGCGGCGTCGGAATCGGCAACGCGATCCACGCCAACAACCACGTCGTGCTCGACGGAAGCGATCTCGCCGCAAAGAAGGCGAGGGCGGTGTTCACGACCGACCCGGGGACCGGCGTGATCCGTCACGCCGACGCCGGCTACGAGGAAGCGATCACGGAGGCCCGAGAGTCGGGTGTCGAGATCCCGATGGACGAGCGATGATCGACGGCATCGTTTCCCCCGACTGGGAGGGCTGGGAGGGGCCGTCCGACGATCCGAACGACCGGCAGTTCGGCGACGTGATCGAACGCGCAGAATCGGCGGGCGTCGACACCTCGACGGACGCCGTCCTTATCGGCGAACCGTACGACGGAGGGGTGATCGGTCGCCGGGGCGCACGGGAAGGCCCCCTGGCGATCCGGCGGTCGCTCGCGGGAGCCAAGACCGCCCACTGTAGCACAGGACGGGACAGTCCACTGTCGGCGGCGCGGATCGTCGACCTCGGCGACGTCGCGCTTCCCGGGGACCTCGCGGTTTCCGAGAACGATCCGGGCGACATCGCGGGGGGCAGTCCGGAAGACTCAGTGAGCGCAGTCCAGTCGCACGTCCGAGACGTTGCCCAGGCTGTCCACGGGCTCGACGCGGTTCCGGTTTTTCTCGGTGGAGATAACTCGCTCACGCATGCCAACGTGGCCCCCCTGCTGGATCGGGGACGGATCGGGGTCGTGAACTTCGACGCTCACCTCGACTGCCGGGAACTCCATGACGGACCGACGAGCGGTACCCCGTACCGGCAACTGCTCGAGGAGGGTCTCGACACCTACGTCGCCGTGGGCGCCCGCCACTTCGAGACGTCCGGCGCCTACGTCGAGTTCGTCCGCGAACGGGGCGGGACAATCGTCCCGGCAGACGCGTTCGCCCGCGGCGCCGACGCCGTCGTCGACACGGTCCGCGAAGCGGTCGCCGACGCGGATCTGCTGTACGTCAGCGTCGACTGTGACGTCCTCGATGCGGCAGTCGCGCCCGGCGTCAGTGCGCCGACGCCGGGCGGTATCACGTCCAGGGAGCTTTTTGCGGCCACCGGTGAACTGGTCCGCGACGACAGGCTCGCGGGATTCGAGGTCGTCGAGTGTGCGCCGCCCCTGGACGTCAATAGACGAACCGTCGATACTGCTGCGAGAACTGTCGCACACGCGCTGTACGGTGCGCTCGTTCGCGGACACGGAGACGAACATCGCGACAACAGACACAACCCATGAGCTACACGATCGTATACGACGCGGCGGAACTGGTGGTCGGGCCGGCGAATGACGTCAGCGGGGGGGTCGACGCCGTTAGCGTCACGATCGAGGAGGGGAGCGTTCTCGACACCCGATCCGACGCGGCAGTCGTCATCGAGGACGGCGAGGTCGCCGAGATCGGAGCGAGCGACGAACTCGTCCGGCAGTACCCGATCGAAAACGCAGCCACAGCCGTCGACGCAGCCGAACGGTGCGTCCTCCCGGGGTTCGTCGACGCCCACACCCACGCGCTGTTCGTCGGCGACCGGTCCGACGAGTTCGAGGCCAAACTCCGCGGGCAGACCTACCAGGAGATCCTCGCGGAGGGGGGCGGGATCCTCCGGACGGTCAGAAACGTTCGGGACGCGAGCGAGGAAAAACTCCGGAATCGGCTGCTCGACCACCTCGACGTGATGCTCGCCCACGGAACGACCACGGTCGAAGTGAAGTCCGGCTACGGGCTGAACACGGAAACGGAGCTGAAGATGCTGTCGGCGATCGCCGGGGGCGACGACGGTCACCCCGTCGACGTGGTGCCGACGTTCATGGGCGCACACGCGATCCCGGAGGGGGCCGACGCCGACGACTACGTCGATGCCGTCGTCGACGACCAGCTGCCGGCCGTCGCCGACCAGGGGATCGCCCAGTTCTGTGACGTCTTCTGCGAGGAAGACGTCTTCACGCTGGAGCAATCCCGTCGCGTGCTGGAGGCAGGAGCGGAACACGGGTTGACGCCGAAGATCCACGCAGACGAGTTCGAACGACTGGGCGGGACCAGGCTGGCGGCCGAACTCGGCGCCGCGAGCGCCGATCACCTGCTCCAGTCGACCGACTGGGACGTCAGAGCGCTGCTCGAGGCGGGCGTCACGCCCGTGTTGCTTCCGGGGACCGCGTTCGGGCTCGGCGAGGGGTATCCGGACCTCGAGCCGTACCGGAAGCGGGGGGCCGTTCCCGCAGTCGCGACCGACTTCAATCCGAACTGCCACGCGCCAAGCCCCGGGTTCGCGGCGACGCTGGCCTGCGTGGGGATGGGGATGACCCCCGGGGAGGCCATCCTCGGGATCACCGAACGCGGCGCGGCCGCGATCGATCGGAATCGAGCATCCGACGGTGCCGCCGGTACCGCCGGTACCCTGACCGTCGGCGCGCCCGGCGACCTCGTCGTGATCGACGGCCCGTCACACCGCCATCTCCCGTACAACTTCGGGGTCAACGTCGTCGAGACGGTGCTGAAGAGCGGTGAACCCGTCGTCTCGCGCCATCCGTAGTTTTCAAGCCCCGTGGCGTCGTGTTCCCGGTAATGACACGGACGGTCTGGGTAAAAGCCGACGACGATGTCGGCGACTGGCAGGCGCGAAAGCGACGCATCACGGCGGGAATAGAGGCGGGAGTCGACTGGGTACTGGTCGACGAACCGGACGTCCCCCGGGTGCGGGAGCTGGGGGACGTAAACGTCGCGGCGTTCCTGCCGGACGCCGACGTGGTCGACGCCGACGCCGTCGACGAAGCGGAAGAGGTCGAGGCTGACGTGTACCTCGTCGGCAAGGACGGCGAGGGCGACGGAACGATCGGCCTGCCGTCGGACTTCTCCGGCAGCGCGGACCTCACCACGCTCCGCGGGAACAACCGCGCACAGGGGACGTACGTCCGCATCCTCGATGAGGGATACGAGGCGTTCGCCGAGGAGGCCGCCAGGGACGGCGAGTACACGCTCGTGATCGGCTCCGACTGGACGATCATCCCCCTGGAGAACCTCATCTCGCGGGTGGGCGAGGACACCCACCTCGTGGCCGGCGTGACCTCGGCCGCGGAGGCGGAGACCGCATTCGAGACGCTCGAGATCGGCGCGGACGGGGTACTGCTGGACAGCGACGACCCCGACGAGATCCGCCGGACCGTCGAGGTGCGCGATGCGACCGAGCGCGAACAGCTCGAGCTCACTATCGCGGAGGTCACCGCCGTCGAGCGCACCGGAATGGCCGACCGCGTCTGCATCGACACCGGCAACCTGATGGAGGACGACGAGGGGATGCTCGTCGGGTCGATGTCCAGGGGGCTGTTCTTCGTGCACGCCGAGACCGCCGAATCGCCGTACGTCGCCTCCCGCCCGTTCCGGGTCAACGCCGGTGCTGTCCACGCGTACGTCCGTGTCCCGGACGGAGAGACGAAGTACCTCGCCGAACTGCAAAGCGGCGACGAGGTCCAGATCGTCGACACAAACGGCCGGACCCGCGAGGGGATCGTCGGCCGGGTGAAGATCGAAAAGCGCCCGATGTTCAGGGTCCAGGCCGAAATCGAAACCGAGGACGGAACCGACAGGATAGAGACGCTGTTGCAAAACGCCGAGACGATCAAGGTGGCGACCGCGGAGGGACGAACCGCCGTCACCGATCTCGAGGAGGGCGACGAGGTACTCGTCTACTACGAGGACGTCGCACGCCACTTCGGGGCGTCCGTCGAGGAGAGCATCATCGAGAAGTAAGCGGCGCTACGATTCAGGTTCTTCTTCTGCTTCGGCGAACCTCCCGGTACACCACGTACAGAAGTCGAGCTCCGGATCCGTCTCCTTGCCGCAGTGTGGACAGGTGACAGTTGCCGCTTGCTCGCCGTCCGTCGCGGCAACCGGCGTTTCCCCGTCTTTGAGATCGGTGGGAACTGAGACCGAACTTGACGCGTTGGTTTGCCGGACCGAAACGAGGTAGGCGTCGACGACACTGATAAAGAGAATGAAGAAGATGCCGGCGATAACCGTCGGCGGGAGGTCGAACACCGACGAGGGGACGGTGTCTCCGGCGGCCGAGACGACGAGCGCAGCGCCGCCGAACAGCGCCAGAAAGAACCACAGCAGCGCACGCTTCCACTCCCGGAGGTAGGCGTGTCCGACCCCGGCGACGCCGAACACCGCCCCGCCGACAGCGAGCAACACGGTGATCACCGACCGACGGCGGTTCTCGTTCATGCCACACAGTTGGAGCGGTAGATGAATTATAGCCTGCGGTGTCGAGATCCCGCCGACCCGTCGACGCCAACCGGTCCATCGCCCCGACCGGTCCATCGCCCCGACCGGTCCATCGCCCCGACCGGTTTACTCCAGCTTTTTTACCCTGCTGTCGAAACCACCGTGCATGTTCGACAAGCGGACGTGGATCAAACTCCCCCGGAACG
The Halalkaliarchaeum desulfuricum DNA segment above includes these coding regions:
- a CDS encoding 3-dehydroquinate synthase II; protein product: MTRTVWVKADDDVGDWQARKRRITAGIEAGVDWVLVDEPDVPRVRELGDVNVAAFLPDADVVDADAVDEAEEVEADVYLVGKDGEGDGTIGLPSDFSGSADLTTLRGNNRAQGTYVRILDEGYEAFAEEAARDGEYTLVIGSDWTIIPLENLISRVGEDTHLVAGVTSAAEAETAFETLEIGADGVLLDSDDPDEIRRTVEVRDATEREQLELTIAEVTAVERTGMADRVCIDTGNLMEDDEGMLVGSMSRGLFFVHAETAESPYVASRPFRVNAGAVHAYVRVPDGETKYLAELQSGDEVQIVDTNGRTREGIVGRVKIEKRPMFRVQAEIETEDGTDRIETLLQNAETIKVATAEGRTAVTDLEEGDEVLVYYEDVARHFGASVEESIIEK
- the hutU gene encoding urocanate hydratase, whose product is MDTNRSTSGSRSAPSEQWREYRGAPTGTDLECEGWRQEAALRLLNNNLDPEVAENPEELVVYGGTGRAARSWDAYDAILEQLRDLADDETLLVQSGKPVGRFETHERAPRVLIANSNLVGKWDNWRHFHELEAEGKIMYGQMTAGSWAYIGTQGIIQGTFETLAELARQQFDGDLAGRVVVTGGLGGMGGAQPLAVTMNRGVCIAAEVDEDRIDRRIETGYCEEKTDDVEEALDRAREAVRAAEPYSVGVHVNAADLLEELLERDFVPDVVTDQTSAHDVLEGYYPSGYTVEAADRLREEDPDTYRNESLDTMERHVDAILELQKRGAVAFEYGNNIRGQVAEHRNHEAAFDFPGFVPAYIRPQFCRGKGPFRWLALSGDPEDIYRTDEAVLKLFPEKDHLRRWIELAQEQVQFQGLPSRVCWLGYNTEGEGTEGLTERARFALRINELVADGEIAAPIVVTRDHLDAGSVASPYRETEDMKDGTDAVADWPILNALLNCAAGADIVSVHDGGGVGIGNAIHANNHVVLDGSDLAAKKARAVFTTDPGTGVIRHADAGYEEAITEARESGVEIPMDER
- a CDS encoding DUF7575 domain-containing protein — protein: MNENRRRSVITVLLAVGGAVFGVAGVGHAYLREWKRALLWFFLALFGGAALVVSAAGDTVPSSVFDLPPTVIAGIFFILFISVVDAYLVSVRQTNASSSVSVPTDLKDGETPVAATDGEQAATVTCPHCGKETDPELDFCTWCTGRFAEAEEEPES
- the hutG gene encoding formimidoylglutamase; this encodes MIDGIVSPDWEGWEGPSDDPNDRQFGDVIERAESAGVDTSTDAVLIGEPYDGGVIGRRGAREGPLAIRRSLAGAKTAHCSTGRDSPLSAARIVDLGDVALPGDLAVSENDPGDIAGGSPEDSVSAVQSHVRDVAQAVHGLDAVPVFLGGDNSLTHANVAPLLDRGRIGVVNFDAHLDCRELHDGPTSGTPYRQLLEEGLDTYVAVGARHFETSGAYVEFVRERGGTIVPADAFARGADAVVDTVREAVADADLLYVSVDCDVLDAAVAPGVSAPTPGGITSRELFAATGELVRDDRLAGFEVVECAPPLDVNRRTVDTAARTVAHALYGALVRGHGDEHRDNRHNP
- the hutI gene encoding imidazolonepropionase, which gives rise to MSYTIVYDAAELVVGPANDVSGGVDAVSVTIEEGSVLDTRSDAAVVIEDGEVAEIGASDELVRQYPIENAATAVDAAERCVLPGFVDAHTHALFVGDRSDEFEAKLRGQTYQEILAEGGGILRTVRNVRDASEEKLRNRLLDHLDVMLAHGTTTVEVKSGYGLNTETELKMLSAIAGGDDGHPVDVVPTFMGAHAIPEGADADDYVDAVVDDQLPAVADQGIAQFCDVFCEEDVFTLEQSRRVLEAGAEHGLTPKIHADEFERLGGTRLAAELGAASADHLLQSTDWDVRALLEAGVTPVLLPGTAFGLGEGYPDLEPYRKRGAVPAVATDFNPNCHAPSPGFAATLACVGMGMTPGEAILGITERGAAAIDRNRASDGAAGTAGTLTVGAPGDLVVIDGPSHRHLPYNFGVNVVETVLKSGEPVVSRHP